TATTAATGAAATCGTAGAGTTTGATATGTACTTATGTTTTCAGTTGTAATTGCAAGAGAAACGCCAATACTTTAGGAAAATTTTATGGTTACACTCAAAAGAATCAGCTTTACAAGAGAATGAAAGAAGTATTTTAGTTGGACAAGCAACAATATTGAAATATCAATCTCTGAGCTTAATGGAGCTCTACTCTCCTTTAGTTTCCGTTGTAATCATTAGAAAGCTGTATCCCGAGTCCGTAGTTAACAATAGAATGAAAAGGAAGAAGAGCTTGACGCCTAAGCAGCACAGAAAAGAACTtgataccaccttctgcttcctcttcttcttgatacaatagaattttttaaaaagagaaagtAGACAAAGCTCTTCAAATTAACATCTGACATGTGGTATGCCTTTCCATATCCATATTCTCCTACTTCCATTTGCATCTTGCCACTTTTCTCTAGATTTGATCTCtggagagtttttttttgggggggggggggagaagaaaaagagatgtGTATAAACATAACAACTACAGAAATTTTCGAAATGATCCTAACGGTTTCTgagtttatatatatgaattaataaTCTTGACAGATTtctgataaatacaaaattgacCCCGGaagtataaaataataagatataacCCTaatacatgataaaaaaaaagtaaattgttAACGTTGAAATATTGATCTGACGCATCCACCCTCAATCgaagaaaaaaggaaattatgtATGATAATGGACACTTGGGATACAAGTTATCtcatcttttcctttttttttcgtttttcgACGCTCTATATAATATGATTCATtattctatctctctctctatttccatACTTGACTTTGAGAGTGAAACCCTAGCTACACTTTACTTTCCAAATTCAATCTCTTCCACAAATCAACAAAGGAAAGAAACAACAACATGATGAAAACGATGAAGAAAATTGCGACTGCAACAGAGAAGGCTAGGGCTGATGACGACGGTTGCAAGTCTTTTGCGGCGAGGCCTGTCCAGGCGAAGAAGCAATCGGCTCCACCAATGAGACTTTCTCAAAACCCTAAAGCCGTGATTAAGAAACAACTGAAGAAGCCTTGCAAGTCTGTTTCAACAAGGCCTCTagagataacgaagaagaagcagtcGATTCCGGAAGTTTCTGGAAACCCTAAAGCTGTTCCAGCGGTGAAGAAGAACGATAAGGATACGTTGGAGCTGTTCGAAATAGCCAAGAAATCAGCTGACGTGGCCAACACGAAGGGACTTCTGGCGGCCAAAGCAGAGACATCTATCTGTGTGGATACTCTCTCTTTGCTCATCACTATGCCAATAAGCGCAACAGCTCCTGAAACGAGGAGGATCATGGAGAGGCTTGGTCATCTCACAAGGCACAAAGATCGTAAAATCTGCAATTCTGCATCGGCTCTTTTACAACATTGGAGTCTGAGCATCAGAGATCAACAACACTAAGATGCCCTCTAAAACTCAAAGGACAAAACACACGAAGGAAGTTAGTAGGCTTTGTAATTTTGACAACAACGTCGGTTGTTTTATTATTCTTGGCAAATTTACCACTTTATATTTCAATTGCTCTAAAGCTAACCGTAAAGAATTTGCTTTCACAATCAATGTTTGTGTTGTTATCTGTTTATGCGTATTAATtgaaattggattttttttcagTTGTAAATCAGTGCATgagaaagttttgatttttatctgACTTAAAAGTCAAGGGATAATTTTTGAGATGATTGAATGGGTATTCATGTtcgtatatatttttagatttgattCCTCCATAAGAATAAAGCAGAGATGTGTATGGAAAATAAACAGAACATAAGGGAACTTGACAAGACACTCTGGCTTGTACGAAGCAATGCCTTTGACAAGAAACTAGTCGACTTCAAGTCGTTGATTGTTATTATTCTTCGATAGATTACACTAATGTTGTCACCCGTTTAAATTTTCATCACTCAAAAAGTAAAATGTTGTgagttgtaaatatataaggcatattttttttgcaatctCTCTGTGTGTTGTTCAAGTTGAAGTGTATTCTTTTATGCGAATACATGACGAAATTGAAGATTGAAATGTAAACTTTGTTTTTAGTAGTAACTGAGAGACATAGACAATAAGTCAATGCTCGAGAAAGATTTCAttgtttcttgtctttttcCAAATTTACACATTCTTCTATGGTCCAACAATTGGCAATTGCTTTAAATATTTCCTCTGCTTCTCTGTTCAGCCATACATGAAAGCCATAGTGATACACATCAAGTTATCAACTCATAGCCAGATAAATAGCGATATCTATAACTACTGACTAACTGAAAACGTTGGTTGTTAATCCTGACACAGAATAGTAAGGAATGTTTGAGTTGTGAATAAATTAGTATTTTCTCAGTCTCTCAACTGAACGTTTGTTTGTATGTTTGTTTCATGAGACTAGAGTTTGATATGCGAAGACTGGCGTCTCAGTTATAATCAAAAGATAATACTTGAGAATATCAGTTCCAAATTTTGGAGCAGATTGCTATGTTTAGTAAGTCCGGTTATTATCATGTAAGATTGCTGAACTGATTCAAATCAGTGCTTAGCTGTAACATTTACACTTAATTTAACCTAGTCTGAGGTTATAGTCTTATACTCTTACAAGTTACAGTCTCTGACTCTTATTTTCACTTGATCCATTTTGTTAAAAACAAGAAGCTAACCTTTGCtcaagttattttaaaatacaacgcCTTCCGTAAGAAACTTTGCTcaagttaattttaaaaaccctAGAAACAGTATATAACAAACCTTTACAGAACATCATCAGCCAACCGAGAGGTTACAAAAACTGGTAAGACCTCTTTTTTACATCCCTAACAAAATCACCAacatactatatatttacatattactTTCTACATTATTCTTATTGTTAAAACTGTCACATCTTGAATCCAGAGACATACACAAGCTAACTGAATCTACTTCCTTGTGCTTATCCGGACCAACGATCTCAACATACCACTTTGGCTTGTATGAGGCAATAACATGACCTAttaacaatccaaacaacaatccagGACCATACGCTATAACCACTGCTTTCCAGTTCAAcactccttcctcttcttcttcctccttagGCTGTTTTGTTGGTGGCTCAAAGCAACTTCCTTGTAGAGGAAGACCACACAAACCATCATTCCCTTCAAATGATGATTCAGCTTGCCCACTGAACTGTGGTCCTTGTGGTATTTCACCTTTAAGCTGGTTATGAGCCACACTTACGTACGCCAAGAACGATAGGCTCCCGAGTTCTCTAGGAATACTCCCTGATAGCTGATTTCTTGAAAGGTCCAGTGACTCGAGCTCCGAAACATTAGCCAAAGACAGAGGAATATGACCCGTGAAAGCGTTGTTTGATAAGTTAAGCGCAATCAATGCTTTCAAAAGACCAATGGATTCAGGAATCTGTCCTTCAAGTTTGTTTCCGGAGAAATCAATGGTGCTGTAAGAAGTAAGAACATTCCCCTGCTCCATGAATAGACCTTTGTATTGCAAATCCAAAGTATCCACATAGCTATAATAAGCATTCTTGTAGTCTCCCATATAGATTCTCCCATCTTCATTCCTCTTGAGTGATGATGCTTTCCAGTTAACAAAGAAACTTGATGGCAAGCTTCCGGTGAAGCTGTTATCAGATAGTTCAAGTATACGCAGCTCGGGAAACGCAAGAGGACCTTGACTGGGAGGAGAGAGCTGGCCAAAGAATCTGTTTGAGCGGAGAGTGAAGACTTTCAAATTTGGTAGAGCTTTAAGCCAGAAAGGAAACGTGTCTTCGATTCTGTTGTTGTCAACACTTAGAAACTTCAGAAATGAGCAGTTCAAAAGCGATCTTGGGAGCTTTCCGGTTAATCTGTTGAAGCCAACGTCAAGTGTTTGTGTCAAAGCGCCGGTATAGAACTTGTCAGGTATACTTCCTTCCAAGCTGTTCTTTCTGAGATTTACTATCTTTAAGTTACTCAAACATTGAGGTATTGGACCGGTGAAGTTGTTGTAGGATAGATCAAGAACTCTGAGAGAGCTTCTGTTGCAAATTTGGAGAGGTATGTTCCCTGTGAAACTATTGTTCCATGCTGAGAGGTAGATGATATTAAGTGGTGGAGTAGGAAAGTCTCCTGTAATGGAGTTATATGCAATATCTAGTAACTGCACTGATgagtttagtaaaacttctgaAGAACCTTCTAACCCGGTGAAAGAGTTGTTGACAAGATTCACTATGCTAAGACGAGGAAACTTCCAGAGCCACTCAGGTACtttccctttgattctattgtTGGAAATGTCTATATGATGCAAGTTTTTGAGGGTCTTTAACATGTTTGGGAACTCAATAATGCCACATCCTGACAAAACCAAACTCTCTAAACTCAATGGGATGTCGGAATCTGAACTTAAAGGTAACAacctatttttagaaatatgaAGGATCAACAAAGCTTTGAGAGAGGAGAAGATGTTTAAGTCAATTGGATAACTGATGTTTAGAGACGAAAGCTCGAGGTACTCTAGGTTGATGAGGTTTGAGATAGGCTCTAAGATTTTTCCTTCAAATTGGTTTTCCCCAAGGGACAAGTACACTAGCCTAGATGAAAAGGAAGAGTTGGGAACTTCTATATAACCATTGAGATGATTCTTTCTCAAACTAAGATGAGACAAGAAGGGCAAAGTGAGAAGTAATCAGAAGGTATGGCTCCTGAGAATTGATTATCAGAAAGGTCTAAAACCGAGAGGTTGGTGAGAGTTCTCACAAGTGGGAAGCTACCAGTGAGTTCGTTGTGTGAAAGATTTAAATGGATAAGAGATATTAACTTACTAAATGAGGAAGGGACTTGACCAGTGAAGCTACTAGAGGCAAGAGACAAGACCTCTAATCTGTTGAGATTGCTGAATTCAGATGGCAGTGAAGAGGAAGTGAAGTTGTTATGAGAGAGGTTAAGGTAACGAAGGTGATGCAACTCAAAGAGGCTACTGTTTGGTCTTAGAATCC
The window above is part of the Brassica napus cultivar Da-Ae chromosome C3, Da-Ae, whole genome shotgun sequence genome. Proteins encoded here:
- the LOC106385371 gene encoding LOW QUALITY PROTEIN: receptor like protein 26-like (The sequence of the model RefSeq protein was modified relative to this genomic sequence to represent the inferred CDS: deleted 2 bases in 1 codon), whose product is MPRSRLCLRFISLLLFTSSFLMIHALTCRPDQVQALMKFKNEFDSPGCNRSDYLNGVQCDNATGTVTKLQLPSGCFTGILRPNSSLFELHHLRYLNLSHNNFTSSSLPSEFSNLNRLEVLSLASSSFTGQVPSSFSKLISLIHLNLSHNELTGSFPLVRTLTNLSVLDLSDNQFSGAIPSDLLTLPFLSHLSLRKNHLNGYIEVPNSSFSSRLVYLSLGENQFEGKILEPISNLINLEYLELSSLNISYPIDLNIFSSLKALLILHISKNRLLPLSSDSDIPLSLESLVLSGCGIIEFPNMLKTLKNLHHIDISNNRIKGKVPEWLWKFPRLSIVNLVNNSFTGLEGSSEVLLNSSVQLLDIAYNSITGDFPTPPLNIIYLSAWNNSFTGNIPLQICNRSSLRVLDLSYNNFTGPIPQCLSNLKIVNLRKNSLEGSIPDKFYTGALTQTLDVGFNRLTGKLPRSLLNCSFLKFLSVDNNRIEDTFPFWLKALPNLKVFTLRSNRFFGQLSPPSQGPLAFPELRILELSDNSFTGSLPSSFFVNWKASSLKRNEDGRIYMGDYKNAYYSYVDTLDLQYKGLFMEQGNVLTSYSTIDFSGNKLEGQIPESIGLLKALIALNLSNNAFTGHIPLSLANVSELESLDLSRNQLSGSIPRELGSLSFLAYVSVAHNQLKGEIPQGPQFSGQAESSFEGNDGLCGLPLQGSCFEPPTKQPKEEEEEEGVLNWKAVVIAYGPGLLFGLLIGHVIASYKPKWYVEIVGPDKHKEVDSVSLCMSLDSRCDSFNNKNNVESNM
- the LOC106383874 gene encoding uncharacterized protein LOC106383874 — encoded protein: MMKTMKKIATATEKARADDDGCKSFAARPVQAKKQSAPPMRLSQNPKAVIKKQLKKPCKSVSTRPLEITKKKQSIPEVSGNPKAVPAVKKNDKDTLELFEIAKKSADVANTKGLLAAKAETSICVDTLSLLITMPISATAPETRRIMERLGHLTRHKDRKICNSASALLQHWSLSIRDQQH